From one Amycolatopsis sp. FDAARGOS 1241 genomic stretch:
- a CDS encoding discoidin domain-containing protein, whose amino-acid sequence MSPPGVFSAPENRPPQRKTPGKRRIAALAAALLAAGGLTTLTVVAAPATATTGAAPAVAGRGATVPFAEQEAENAATTGTVIGPDRTAGTLAGEASGRKAVTLSRQGQYVEFTLSAGANSLDFRYSLPDNAQGTGITGPISVYVNGTHNRELTLTSRYGWYYGGYPFSNDPGQGKAHHFYDEVRTLFGTSYPAGTKIKLQVDAGDVTPVTVDLADFEQVAPPAARPANSVSVTDYGATAGDTSDDAPAFDAAVAAAKSQGKQVWLPAGSFTLNHHITVDQVTIRGAGPWYSELRGARAGIFGKGEPASCSTPTYPGNAAVPGASTGVGLYDFAIIGEVTARVDCDQANGIGGALGGGSVVQNLWLQHTKVGLWLDGPFDGLTVRGNRILDQTADGLNLHQGISNTLVTNNFLRNTGDDGLAMWAEHDADHHNTFSFNTVLLPILANNIAIYGGHDNTVSDNVVADNQDQGGGIHVANRFSAVPISGTTTITRNTATRTGVLDSNWQFGVGALWFDGRDSAITGRIDVVDNDLVDNNYEGVQFIDGATSDVHFDGLRISGTGTFAWQLQSKPNGTVKDVVATNVGRAGVYNCLGPDALTGLADQGGNSGWNTTYCGSWPTPVYNGDNGGTTTPTTPPTTPPPSGNLALHKGVTASGSQGGFPPANAVDGNASTYWESTNNAFPQTLTVDLGSSTSVGRLVLRLPPSNDWGARTQTVTVQGSTDGSTFTTLKAAAGYRFDPASGNNATVPFAAANTRYLRLNFTGNTGWPAGQLSELEAYAS is encoded by the coding sequence GTGTCTCCCCCAGGTGTCTTCAGCGCGCCCGAAAACCGCCCTCCCCAGCGAAAAACGCCCGGAAAACGCCGGATCGCCGCCCTCGCCGCGGCCCTGCTGGCAGCGGGCGGGCTCACCACCCTCACCGTGGTCGCGGCTCCCGCCACGGCCACGACCGGCGCCGCACCCGCGGTGGCCGGACGCGGAGCGACCGTCCCGTTCGCCGAGCAGGAAGCCGAGAACGCCGCCACCACCGGCACGGTGATCGGCCCCGACCGCACGGCGGGCACGCTCGCCGGCGAGGCGTCCGGCCGCAAGGCGGTGACGCTGTCGCGGCAGGGCCAGTACGTCGAGTTCACCCTTTCCGCCGGGGCCAACTCGCTCGACTTCCGCTACAGCCTCCCCGACAACGCCCAGGGCACCGGGATCACCGGCCCGATCTCGGTGTACGTCAACGGAACGCACAACCGCGAGCTCACCCTCACCTCCCGCTACGGCTGGTACTACGGGGGCTACCCGTTCAGCAACGACCCCGGACAGGGCAAGGCGCACCACTTCTACGACGAGGTGCGCACGCTGTTCGGCACCAGTTACCCCGCCGGTACGAAGATCAAGCTTCAGGTCGACGCAGGGGACGTCACCCCGGTGACCGTCGACCTCGCCGACTTCGAACAGGTCGCGCCGCCGGCTGCCCGCCCGGCGAACTCCGTGTCCGTCACCGACTACGGCGCCACCGCAGGCGACACGAGTGACGACGCACCCGCGTTCGACGCCGCCGTCGCCGCCGCGAAGAGCCAGGGAAAACAGGTTTGGCTGCCGGCCGGCTCGTTCACCCTGAACCACCACATCACCGTGGACCAGGTGACGATCCGCGGCGCCGGGCCCTGGTACTCCGAGCTGCGCGGCGCCCGCGCGGGCATCTTCGGCAAGGGTGAACCCGCCAGCTGCAGCACCCCGACGTACCCCGGCAACGCCGCGGTACCCGGCGCCAGCACCGGCGTCGGGCTCTACGACTTCGCGATCATCGGCGAGGTCACCGCCCGCGTGGACTGCGACCAGGCCAACGGCATCGGCGGTGCGCTGGGCGGCGGGTCGGTCGTGCAGAACCTGTGGCTCCAGCACACGAAGGTCGGGCTGTGGCTCGACGGGCCGTTCGACGGGCTCACCGTGCGCGGCAACCGCATCCTCGACCAGACCGCCGACGGGCTCAACCTGCACCAGGGCATCAGCAACACGCTGGTGACGAACAACTTCCTGCGCAACACCGGCGACGACGGCCTCGCGATGTGGGCCGAGCACGACGCCGACCACCACAACACGTTCTCGTTCAACACCGTGTTGCTGCCGATCCTGGCGAACAACATCGCGATCTACGGCGGCCACGACAACACGGTCTCCGACAACGTGGTGGCCGACAACCAGGACCAGGGCGGCGGCATCCACGTCGCCAACCGGTTCAGCGCCGTGCCGATCTCGGGCACCACCACGATCACGCGCAACACCGCGACCCGCACCGGGGTGCTCGACTCCAACTGGCAGTTCGGCGTCGGCGCGCTGTGGTTCGATGGGCGCGACTCGGCCATCACCGGCCGCATCGACGTGGTGGACAACGACCTCGTGGACAACAACTACGAAGGTGTGCAGTTCATCGACGGCGCCACCAGCGACGTCCACTTCGACGGTCTGCGCATCAGCGGCACCGGTACGTTCGCCTGGCAGCTGCAGTCCAAACCGAACGGTACGGTCAAGGACGTCGTCGCGACGAACGTCGGCCGCGCCGGCGTCTACAACTGCCTGGGCCCTGACGCGCTGACCGGACTGGCCGACCAAGGCGGCAACTCCGGCTGGAACACCACGTACTGCGGCTCGTGGCCCACACCCGTGTACAACGGCGACAACGGGGGCACGACCACCCCGACGACCCCACCCACGACCCCGCCGCCGTCCGGCAACCTGGCTCTGCACAAGGGAGTCACCGCCAGCGGCTCACAAGGCGGCTTCCCACCGGCCAACGCCGTGGACGGCAACGCGAGCACCTACTGGGAAAGCACCAACAACGCGTTCCCGCAGACCCTCACCGTCGACCTCGGCAGCAGCACGTCCGTCGGGCGGCTCGTGCTCAGGCTGCCGCCGTCGAACGACTGGGGCGCGCGCACGCAGACCGTCACCGTGCAGGGCAGCACCGACGGGTCGACGTTCACCACCCTCAAGGCCGCCGCCGGCTACCGCTTCGATCCGGCGAGCGGGAACAACGCCACCGTCCCGTTCGCGGCCGCGAACACGCGGTACCTGCGGCTGAACTTCACCGGCAACACCGGCTGGCCCGCCGGGCAATTGTCCGAACTCGAGGCCTACGCGTCCTGA
- a CDS encoding alpha/beta hydrolase, whose protein sequence is MTATRPQVGPPLPFDPELAVVLAQLREERPQLDSAAAIPALREERASRDLSLDEVTADGAVILSEVDADGVPLIIGRPAGVDTDVPVLYWLHGGGMILGGHRGRDLLVLREYALELGVGFVSVDYRLAPEHPHPAPVEDCYTGLKWTVEHAADFGFDPARVIIGGASAGGGLAAATALLARDRGGPALIGQLLLYPMLDDRNDTPSAFQMQGLGVWDQTANDIGWTALLGPARGTPGVSPYAAPARADDLSALPPAFLDVGTAETFRDEVLTYATRLLQAGVQTELHVWPGAYHGFDGSAPDAALSRQARAVRVPWLRRVLG, encoded by the coding sequence ATGACCGCGACTCGTCCGCAGGTGGGCCCGCCACTGCCGTTCGACCCCGAGCTCGCCGTGGTGCTCGCCCAGCTGCGGGAAGAACGGCCGCAGCTGGACTCGGCCGCCGCGATCCCCGCGCTGCGCGAAGAGCGCGCCTCGCGTGACCTGTCGCTCGACGAGGTCACCGCCGACGGTGCCGTCATCCTGTCCGAAGTGGACGCCGACGGTGTACCGCTGATCATCGGCCGCCCGGCCGGTGTCGACACGGACGTCCCGGTGCTCTACTGGCTGCACGGCGGCGGCATGATCCTCGGCGGGCACCGTGGCCGGGACCTGCTGGTGCTCAGGGAGTACGCCTTGGAGCTCGGTGTCGGGTTCGTCTCCGTCGACTACCGCCTCGCGCCGGAGCACCCGCACCCCGCACCGGTCGAGGACTGCTACACGGGTCTCAAGTGGACGGTCGAGCACGCCGCCGACTTCGGTTTCGACCCCGCGCGCGTGATCATCGGCGGCGCGAGCGCGGGCGGCGGCCTGGCGGCGGCCACGGCCCTCCTCGCCCGAGACCGCGGCGGCCCGGCCTTGATCGGCCAGCTGCTGCTGTACCCGATGCTGGACGACCGCAACGACACGCCGTCGGCGTTCCAGATGCAGGGCCTCGGCGTGTGGGACCAAACCGCCAACGACATCGGCTGGACCGCCCTGCTCGGCCCCGCCCGCGGCACCCCCGGCGTCTCGCCCTACGCCGCCCCCGCCCGCGCCGACGACCTCTCGGCCCTCCCCCCGGCCTTCCTGGACGTCGGCACAGCCGAAACCTTCCGCGACGAAGTCCTCACCTACGCGACCCGCCTACTGCAAGCCGGCGTCCAAACCGAACTCCACGTCTGGCCCGGCGCCTACCACGGCTTCGACGGCTCCGCCCCGGACGCAGCGTTGTCCCGCCAGGCCCGGGCGGTACGGGTGCCGTGGTTGCGGCGGGTGCTTGGCTGA
- a CDS encoding SDR family oxidoreductase → MKTVFVTGASAGFGAAITRRFVAEGSRVVAAARSADRLAALAAELGESVLPVVLDVRDRDAITSAVGALPGDWGQVDVLVNNAGLAKGLEPAHEARLEDWDQMIETNVTGLVHLTRALLPGMVDRRAGHVINIGSIAGTYPYPGGNVYGATKAFVHQFSLNLRSDLRGTGVRVTNIEPGMVGGTEFSNVRFGDDEKAAGVYAGTTPLTADDIAESVFWAAAQPPHVNVNVIEIMPVVQSFSALNIHREG, encoded by the coding sequence ATGAAGACCGTTTTCGTGACCGGCGCCAGTGCCGGCTTCGGTGCCGCGATCACGCGCCGGTTCGTCGCGGAGGGCTCGCGGGTCGTCGCCGCGGCCCGCAGCGCCGACCGGCTGGCCGCACTGGCGGCGGAGCTCGGCGAGTCCGTGCTCCCCGTCGTGCTCGACGTGCGCGACCGCGACGCGATCACCTCCGCGGTCGGCGCCTTGCCGGGCGACTGGGGCCAGGTCGACGTGCTCGTGAACAACGCCGGCCTGGCCAAGGGCCTTGAGCCGGCCCACGAGGCCAGGCTCGAGGACTGGGACCAGATGATCGAAACCAACGTCACCGGGCTCGTCCACCTCACCCGCGCCCTGCTGCCCGGCATGGTCGACCGCCGCGCCGGCCACGTGATCAACATCGGCTCCATCGCCGGCACCTACCCCTACCCCGGCGGCAACGTCTACGGCGCGACGAAGGCCTTCGTCCACCAGTTCAGCCTCAACCTGCGCAGCGACCTGCGCGGCACCGGCGTCCGCGTCACCAACATCGAACCCGGCATGGTCGGTGGCACCGAGTTCTCCAACGTCCGCTTCGGCGACGACGAAAAGGCGGCCGGCGTCTACGCCGGCACCACGCCGCTGACCGCCGACGACATCGCCGAATCCGTGTTCTGGGCGGCTGCCCAGCCGCCGCACGTGAACGTCAACGTCATCGAGATCATGCCCGTCGTGCAGAGCTTCTCCGCGCTGAACATCCACCGCGAAGGCTAG
- a CDS encoding transposase has translation MIGKRIGGRTYYYLAESARIDGAPRVVTQRYLGTAEDIAAAVPGGAEPGGARHRTFGDVAAVWGTLQRLDLVRRVDAVVGPQRAKTTLGYHLALAVLHRATGGGTSFEDWWAGCAARDLVRPRPAKAAMTTAAHWRVLQRLTPERIAAVEAAIAEAVLDLLGDDGTSALAVDVPQLAPFSAADCTIPSTCQDALAGLGLVVTRDGAIPLASRVYRREGGAAPTFGALAGELGERYPATDVTLVFHAGQAGQLDLGARRGFVGSLPPADHPELLTQPASARRRVDPERFAGLTAIDTRATVDGVRRRVILTHSATLHTAQRRAFTDELGTAIRELDGLAAALEAGTHRGDRSQVHAEISRVTRGRRVERVLTPTLSGTKPGEIRLTWRVDEAAVARLVDEFFGKQILVTDRDWPVAEIVTAYRARTYLESTFRWLTGPTAVGPTPRWEWTPHRIAVHTLVSVLAATVTHLMRREADRAGMNLSVGELLDQLCGIGEAVLRYPSTGGRPRSRRILTDRDPAQQALYDLFGLERFAP, from the coding sequence GTGATCGGGAAGCGGATCGGCGGCCGGACGTACTACTACCTGGCCGAGTCCGCGCGCATCGACGGCGCGCCGCGCGTGGTGACCCAGCGCTACCTCGGCACGGCCGAAGACATCGCCGCCGCGGTCCCCGGCGGCGCCGAACCGGGCGGCGCGCGGCACCGGACGTTCGGCGACGTGGCGGCGGTCTGGGGCACGCTGCAGCGGCTCGACCTCGTCCGGCGCGTCGACGCCGTGGTCGGCCCGCAGCGGGCGAAGACGACGCTCGGGTACCACCTCGCGCTGGCTGTACTGCACCGCGCGACGGGCGGGGGAACGTCGTTCGAGGACTGGTGGGCGGGGTGCGCCGCGCGGGACCTCGTGCGCCCGAGACCTGCGAAGGCCGCGATGACGACGGCAGCGCACTGGCGCGTCCTGCAGCGCCTGACACCGGAACGCATCGCGGCGGTGGAGGCCGCCATCGCCGAAGCTGTGCTCGACCTGCTCGGCGACGACGGCACGTCCGCACTGGCCGTCGACGTTCCGCAGCTCGCCCCCTTCAGTGCGGCGGACTGCACGATCCCGTCGACGTGCCAGGACGCGCTCGCCGGCCTCGGGCTCGTGGTGACCCGCGATGGCGCCATCCCGCTCGCGTCCCGTGTGTACCGCCGGGAAGGCGGCGCCGCACCCACGTTCGGCGCGCTCGCCGGCGAACTGGGCGAGCGGTACCCGGCCACGGACGTCACGCTCGTCTTCCACGCCGGGCAGGCCGGGCAGCTCGACCTCGGCGCGCGGCGGGGTTTCGTCGGCTCCCTTCCGCCGGCCGACCACCCGGAGCTGCTCACACAGCCCGCCTCGGCCCGTCGCCGGGTCGACCCCGAACGCTTCGCGGGCCTGACGGCGATCGACACGCGCGCCACCGTCGACGGCGTGCGGCGGCGGGTGATCCTCACGCACTCGGCCACGCTCCACACCGCGCAGCGCCGAGCGTTCACCGACGAACTGGGCACCGCGATCCGCGAGCTCGACGGCCTCGCCGCGGCGCTGGAAGCGGGCACCCACCGCGGCGACCGCAGCCAGGTGCACGCCGAGATCTCCCGCGTCACGCGCGGCCGCCGCGTCGAGCGCGTGCTCACCCCGACGCTGAGCGGCACGAAACCCGGCGAGATCCGCCTGACGTGGCGGGTCGACGAAGCCGCCGTCGCGCGCCTGGTCGACGAATTCTTCGGCAAGCAGATCCTCGTGACCGACCGCGACTGGCCCGTCGCGGAGATCGTCACGGCCTACCGCGCGCGGACCTACCTCGAGTCCACGTTCCGCTGGCTCACCGGCCCCACGGCGGTCGGCCCGACACCGCGGTGGGAGTGGACGCCGCACCGCATCGCCGTGCACACGCTGGTGTCGGTGCTCGCCGCGACCGTCACCCACCTCATGCGGCGCGAGGCCGACCGCGCCGGGATGAACCTGTCCGTCGGGGAACTGCTCGACCAGCTGTGCGGCATCGGCGAGGCGGTGCTGCGCTACCCGTCCACCGGCGGCCGCCCGCGCAGCCGCCGCATCCTCACCGACCGCGACCCGGCCCAGCAGGCGCTCTACGACCTGTTCGGGCTGGAGCGGTTCGCGCCCTAG
- a CDS encoding bifunctional FO biosynthesis protein CofGH, whose amino-acid sequence MRRALARARDGKTLDVAEATVLLHARGDDLKTLSEHASRIRDAGLEAAGRAGVITYSRKVFIPLTRLCRDRCGYCTFVTVPGRLESPFLSPDEVLEIARKGAEMGCKEALFTLGDRPESRWKAAREWLDAHGYDDTLSYVRAMAIRVLEETGLLPHLNPGVLTWQDFQRLKPVAPSMGMMLETTARRLWSEKGGPHYGSPDKDPEVRLRVLEDAGRSSVPFTTGVLIGIGETHEERAEALFAIRKTAREYGGIQEVIVQNFRAKPDTKMRATPDADLEELAANIAVARLVLGPKMRIQAPPNLIGNQYDLMVRAGIDDWGGVSPLTPDHVNPERAWPQIDELARRTEKAGFELRERLTIYPEYVNLGEPWLDPRVSRHVAALVDPATGLAREDAMPVGVPWQEPDGGWQQSGRTELHTEIDTEGRTEDRRSDFDSVYGDWKELAGKIKPGPQKFDTDILEALRSAEKDPAGLSDDAALALLHADGLELDALAKLADDLRRDTVGDDITFVVTRNINFTNVCYTGCRFCAFAQRRTDADAYTLSLEQVGDRVDEAWAAGATEICMQGGIHPDLPGTAYFDLAAEVKRRQPGIHLHSYSPMEVVNGASRTNLSLRDWLVRAKESGVDSLPGTAAEILDDDVRWVLTKGKLPTSAWIEVVTTAHEIGLPTTSTMMYGHVDNPSHWVAHLKLLARLQRAGMERNGRRGFTEFVLLPFIHQSAPIYLAGLARPGTTLRENRAVHALARLLLHGTIDNIQSSWVKLGEEGSRAVLQGGVNDIGGTLMEETISRMAGAANGSYKTITDMRAMVEPLGRPLRQRTTDYGTPSEERIAAAVASDGVATAVRKPLLPLLTS is encoded by the coding sequence ATGCGCCGTGCGCTCGCCCGGGCCAGGGACGGGAAGACGCTCGACGTCGCCGAGGCGACCGTGCTGCTGCACGCCCGCGGCGACGACCTGAAGACGCTGTCCGAGCACGCGTCCCGCATCCGCGACGCCGGCCTCGAAGCCGCCGGCCGGGCGGGCGTCATCACCTACAGCCGCAAGGTCTTCATCCCCCTGACCCGCCTGTGCCGCGACCGCTGCGGGTACTGCACGTTCGTGACTGTGCCCGGCCGGCTCGAGTCGCCGTTCCTCTCACCCGACGAGGTGCTGGAGATCGCGCGCAAGGGCGCGGAGATGGGCTGCAAGGAAGCCCTTTTCACGCTCGGCGACCGGCCTGAGTCACGGTGGAAGGCCGCCCGCGAGTGGCTCGACGCGCACGGCTACGACGACACGCTTTCCTACGTCCGCGCGATGGCGATCCGTGTGCTCGAGGAGACGGGCCTGCTGCCGCACCTCAACCCCGGTGTACTGACCTGGCAGGACTTCCAGCGGCTGAAGCCGGTGGCGCCGTCGATGGGCATGATGCTCGAGACCACCGCGCGGCGCCTGTGGAGCGAGAAGGGCGGCCCACACTACGGTTCGCCCGACAAGGACCCCGAAGTCCGGTTGCGCGTGCTCGAAGACGCCGGCCGCAGCTCCGTGCCGTTCACGACCGGCGTGCTGATCGGCATCGGCGAGACCCACGAAGAACGGGCCGAAGCCCTGTTCGCCATCCGCAAGACCGCGCGCGAGTACGGCGGCATCCAGGAAGTCATCGTCCAGAACTTCCGCGCGAAGCCGGACACGAAGATGCGCGCGACGCCCGACGCCGATCTCGAGGAGCTCGCGGCGAACATCGCCGTGGCGCGGCTGGTGCTCGGGCCGAAGATGCGCATCCAGGCGCCGCCGAACCTCATCGGCAACCAGTACGACCTGATGGTCCGCGCCGGCATCGACGACTGGGGCGGCGTTTCACCGCTCACGCCGGACCACGTGAACCCCGAACGGGCGTGGCCGCAGATCGACGAGCTCGCGCGGCGCACCGAGAAGGCCGGGTTCGAGCTGCGCGAGCGGCTGACCATCTACCCCGAGTACGTGAACCTCGGCGAGCCGTGGCTCGACCCGCGCGTGAGCCGGCACGTCGCCGCGCTCGTCGACCCCGCGACGGGACTGGCGCGCGAGGACGCGATGCCCGTCGGCGTCCCGTGGCAGGAACCGGACGGCGGCTGGCAGCAGTCGGGCCGCACGGAGCTGCACACCGAGATCGACACCGAGGGCCGCACCGAAGACCGGCGCAGCGACTTCGACTCCGTGTACGGCGATTGGAAGGAACTGGCGGGCAAGATCAAGCCGGGCCCGCAGAAGTTCGACACCGACATCCTGGAAGCCTTGCGCAGCGCGGAAAAGGACCCGGCGGGCTTGTCGGACGACGCCGCACTCGCGCTGCTGCACGCCGACGGCCTGGAGCTCGACGCGCTGGCGAAGCTGGCCGACGACCTGCGCCGCGACACCGTCGGCGACGACATCACGTTCGTGGTGACGCGCAACATCAACTTCACCAACGTCTGCTACACCGGCTGCCGCTTCTGCGCGTTCGCCCAGAGGCGCACGGACGCCGACGCGTACACGCTGTCGCTGGAGCAGGTGGGCGACCGCGTGGACGAGGCGTGGGCCGCGGGCGCCACCGAGATCTGCATGCAGGGCGGCATCCACCCGGACCTGCCGGGCACCGCGTACTTCGACCTCGCGGCCGAGGTGAAGCGGCGGCAGCCGGGCATCCACCTGCACTCCTACAGCCCGATGGAGGTCGTGAACGGCGCGTCGCGCACGAACCTGTCGCTGCGCGACTGGCTGGTGCGCGCCAAGGAGTCCGGTGTGGACTCCCTGCCGGGCACCGCGGCCGAAATCCTCGACGACGACGTGCGGTGGGTGCTCACCAAGGGCAAGCTGCCGACGTCCGCGTGGATCGAAGTCGTGACCACCGCGCACGAGATCGGCCTGCCGACCACGTCGACGATGATGTACGGCCACGTCGACAACCCCAGCCACTGGGTCGCCCACCTCAAGCTCCTGGCCCGCCTGCAGCGCGCAGGCATGGAACGCAACGGGCGGCGCGGATTCACGGAGTTCGTGCTGCTGCCCTTCATCCACCAGAGCGCACCGATCTACCTGGCGGGGCTCGCGCGTCCGGGCACGACCCTGCGCGAGAACCGCGCGGTCCACGCCCTGGCCCGATTGCTGCTGCACGGCACGATCGACAACATCCAGAGCTCGTGGGTGAAGCTCGGCGAGGAAGGCAGCCGCGCGGTCTTGCAAGGTGGGGTCAACGACATCGGCGGGACGTTGATGGAGGAAACGATCAGCCGCATGGCCGGTGCCGCGAACGGGTCGTACAAGACGATCACTGACATGCGGGCGATGGTCGAGCCACTGGGCCGGCCGTTGAGGCAACGGACGACGGATTACGGGACGCCGTCGGAGGAGCGGATTGCGGCCGCGGTGGCTTCGGATGGGGTGGCGACGGCGGTGAGGAAGCCGTTGTTGCCGCTGTTGACTTCCTGA
- a CDS encoding discoidin domain-containing protein yields MSPTSARPRAALLAAALVSSGLTVFAAGSATPAAGATCPATASGGASVPFRTVEAECSATNGSAVGPDQTQSTVASEASGRQAVRLGQGQYVEFTLPAAANSINVHYNLLDGSSGRMSVYVNGTKLGSGLSVTSQYTYTDTPGIPGAKTHHFFDDTRLLLGQNAAAGAKVKVQLDSGDVGQATIDLADFEQVGDAGAQPAGSLSVTGYGATANDSSDDSQAFRNALQAARQQGKEVWVPAGRFEIGSALQIDQTTVRGAGQWYTVLHGNNIFNNGSASGNIKLYDFAVFGSVSERNDSSPDNAFHGVLGNGSVVSGLWIQDTKCGLWLMNGASSNLTIENNRILDTQADGVNFDGAVTNSAIRNNYLRNNGDDALALWSNGQADSGITIANNTVVQPNLANGIALYGGSNNTVSGNLVQDTNALGGGYLVANRFNSVPLSGTVTVSDNTALRAGALDPNWQFGVGALWFDARDQAISGVNIRVTGFTALDSPYEAIQFIDGNGAGKQITGITIDGVTVRGTGTFVAQSQTQGTVSISNLTASGVGVVGTYNCPYPSSIPKMTFTGSGNSGWTGTWSDCSSWPAPNSGPPQPPQSGTNIARGKAITASGSQGGFPPGNAVDGNASTYWESVNNAFPQALTVDLGEASAINKVTLKLPPSNDWGARTQTLTVQGSTDGGSWTTLVASRGWNFSPSSGNTASASFAATTQRFVRVTFTGNTGWPAGQASELEVAAA; encoded by the coding sequence ATGTCCCCCACCTCAGCACGACCCAGGGCGGCCTTGCTGGCCGCGGCGCTGGTGTCGTCCGGGCTGACCGTGTTCGCGGCCGGCTCGGCCACGCCCGCGGCGGGCGCGACCTGCCCAGCCACAGCTTCCGGCGGCGCCTCGGTGCCGTTCCGGACGGTCGAGGCCGAGTGCAGTGCCACCAACGGCTCGGCAGTCGGCCCGGATCAGACCCAGTCCACTGTGGCCTCCGAAGCATCCGGTCGCCAGGCCGTGCGGCTCGGGCAGGGCCAGTACGTGGAGTTCACGCTGCCGGCCGCGGCCAACTCGATCAACGTCCACTACAACCTGCTCGACGGCAGCTCCGGCCGGATGTCGGTGTACGTCAACGGCACCAAGCTCGGCAGCGGGCTTTCCGTGACTTCGCAGTACACCTACACCGACACGCCGGGCATCCCGGGCGCGAAGACCCACCACTTCTTCGACGACACAAGGCTGCTGCTGGGCCAGAACGCCGCCGCGGGCGCGAAGGTGAAGGTGCAGCTCGACTCCGGTGACGTCGGCCAGGCGACGATCGACCTCGCCGACTTCGAACAGGTCGGTGACGCCGGCGCACAACCCGCGGGATCGCTGTCGGTCACCGGCTACGGCGCCACCGCCAACGACTCCTCCGACGACTCACAAGCCTTCCGCAACGCGTTGCAAGCCGCCCGCCAGCAGGGCAAGGAAGTGTGGGTGCCGGCGGGCCGGTTCGAAATCGGGTCAGCGCTGCAGATCGACCAGACCACCGTGCGCGGCGCCGGCCAGTGGTACACCGTGCTGCACGGCAACAACATCTTCAACAACGGCAGCGCGTCCGGCAACATCAAGCTCTACGACTTCGCCGTGTTCGGCTCGGTGTCCGAGCGCAACGACTCCAGCCCGGACAACGCATTCCACGGCGTGCTGGGCAACGGGTCCGTCGTGTCGGGACTGTGGATCCAGGACACCAAGTGCGGCCTGTGGCTCATGAACGGGGCTTCGTCGAACCTGACGATCGAGAACAACCGCATCCTCGACACGCAGGCCGACGGAGTGAACTTCGACGGCGCCGTCACGAACTCCGCGATCCGCAACAACTACCTGCGCAACAACGGTGACGACGCGCTGGCGCTGTGGTCCAACGGCCAGGCCGACTCCGGCATCACGATCGCGAACAACACCGTGGTGCAGCCGAACCTGGCCAACGGCATCGCGCTCTACGGCGGCTCGAACAACACCGTGAGCGGCAACCTCGTGCAGGACACCAACGCGCTCGGCGGCGGTTACCTCGTGGCCAACCGCTTCAACTCGGTGCCGCTTTCGGGCACGGTCACGGTGTCGGACAACACCGCGCTGCGGGCCGGGGCGCTCGACCCCAACTGGCAGTTCGGCGTCGGTGCACTGTGGTTCGACGCGCGGGACCAGGCCATCTCCGGCGTGAACATCCGCGTCACCGGCTTCACCGCGCTCGACAGCCCGTACGAGGCCATCCAGTTCATCGACGGCAACGGCGCGGGCAAGCAGATCACCGGCATCACGATCGACGGCGTGACGGTGCGCGGCACCGGGACGTTCGTGGCTCAGTCGCAGACGCAGGGCACGGTGTCGATCAGCAACCTCACCGCCTCCGGTGTCGGGGTGGTCGGCACGTACAACTGCCCGTACCCGTCGTCGATTCCGAAGATGACGTTCACCGGCTCGGGCAACAGCGGCTGGACCGGCACGTGGAGCGACTGCTCGAGCTGGCCGGCGCCGAACTCCGGCCCGCCGCAGCCGCCGCAGTCCGGCACCAACATCGCGCGCGGCAAGGCGATCACGGCGAGCGGTTCGCAGGGCGGGTTCCCGCCGGGCAACGCGGTGGACGGCAACGCGAGCACCTACTGGGAGAGCGTGAACAACGCGTTCCCGCAGGCGCTGACCGTCGACCTCGGTGAGGCGTCGGCGATCAACAAGGTCACGCTCAAGCTGCCGCCGTCGAACGACTGGGGCGCGCGCACGCAGACGCTCACCGTGCAGGGCAGCACCGACGGCGGTTCGTGGACGACCCTGGTCGCCTCGCGCGGCTGGAACTTCAGCCCTTCGTCCGGGAACACCGCGTCGGCGAGCTTCGCCGCCACGACACAGCGTTTCGTGCGCGTGACGTTCACCGGGAACACCGGCTGGCCGGCCGGGCAGGCGTCCGAACTGGAG